The following are from one region of the Carnobacterium gallinarum DSM 4847 genome:
- a CDS encoding flavocytochrome c, whose translation MKKRFFAMFVMVCAVLLVVAGCGGGSGKDKESSKASSSKGEKESSETLSGASEATSYTALDQLKDKYDIVIVGAGGAGMSAALEAKEKGMNPVIFEKMPIAGGNTMKASSGMNASETKFQTEQGIKDSNDLFYEETLKGGHGTNDKEMLRFFVDHSASAIDWLDTKGIRLNNITITGGMSEKRTHRPEDGSAVGQYLVAGLVRNVQEEKIPLFVNADVKEVIEKDGKTTGVKVVFDGKDEKTVSSNAVVVTTGGFGANLEMISEINPDLKGYVTTNQEGSQGDGIKMIEKAGGTTVDMNEIQIHPTVQQEKSYLIGEVVRGEGAILVSSTGERFVNELDTRDVVSKAVNETPDKFAYLIFDAGVKERATAIAQYEKQGFVVEGKTIADLAKELSVPSDALEATVSKWNENVAAKSDADFGRKTGMDNDLSKGPYYAIKIAPGIHYTMGGVKINTNTEVLNKEGQPITGLFAAGEVVGGLHGGNRIGGNSVAEIIIFGRQAGEKSAEFVESAK comes from the coding sequence ATGAAAAAAAGATTTTTTGCTATGTTTGTCATGGTGTGTGCAGTACTACTTGTTGTTGCTGGTTGTGGTGGCGGAAGTGGGAAAGATAAAGAATCAAGCAAAGCTTCATCATCAAAAGGAGAAAAAGAATCTTCTGAAACACTTTCTGGTGCATCAGAAGCTACTAGTTATACAGCGTTAGATCAACTTAAAGATAAATACGATATCGTTATCGTTGGAGCAGGTGGAGCAGGAATGTCAGCCGCTCTTGAAGCAAAAGAAAAAGGTATGAACCCTGTCATTTTTGAAAAAATGCCAATTGCAGGTGGAAATACAATGAAAGCTTCATCAGGAATGAATGCTTCAGAAACAAAATTCCAAACTGAACAAGGAATCAAAGATAGTAATGATTTATTTTATGAAGAAACCTTAAAAGGTGGACATGGTACTAATGATAAAGAAATGTTGCGTTTCTTCGTAGATCATTCAGCTAGCGCAATTGATTGGTTAGATACTAAAGGAATTCGTTTAAACAATATCACAATTACAGGTGGTATGAGTGAAAAACGTACACATAGACCAGAAGATGGTTCAGCTGTTGGACAATATTTAGTTGCTGGTTTAGTTCGTAATGTACAAGAAGAAAAAATTCCATTATTTGTAAATGCAGATGTTAAAGAAGTTATTGAAAAAGATGGAAAAACAACGGGTGTCAAAGTTGTGTTTGATGGGAAAGATGAAAAAACCGTTAGTTCAAATGCCGTTGTTGTAACAACAGGTGGATTTGGTGCAAACTTAGAAATGATTAGTGAAATTAATCCTGATCTTAAAGGTTATGTAACAACAAACCAAGAAGGTAGCCAAGGCGATGGAATTAAAATGATTGAAAAAGCTGGTGGAACTACAGTGGATATGAACGAAATTCAAATTCACCCAACTGTTCAACAAGAGAAATCTTATTTAATCGGTGAAGTGGTTCGTGGTGAAGGAGCTATCTTAGTATCTTCAACAGGTGAACGTTTTGTAAATGAATTAGATACACGTGATGTCGTTTCTAAAGCCGTAAATGAAACACCAGATAAATTTGCCTATCTAATCTTTGATGCTGGTGTTAAAGAAAGAGCTACTGCAATTGCTCAGTATGAAAAACAAGGTTTTGTTGTAGAAGGTAAAACAATTGCTGACTTAGCTAAAGAACTTTCAGTTCCAAGTGATGCATTAGAAGCTACTGTATCAAAATGGAATGAAAATGTTGCGGCGAAATCAGATGCTGATTTTGGTAGAAAAACAGGTATGGATAACGATCTTTCAAAAGGTCCATATTATGCAATCAAAATTGCACCGGGAATCCATTATACAATGGGTGGCGTAAAAATTAACACAAATACAGAAGTGCTGAATAAAGAAGGTCAACCAATTACTGGGCTATTTGCAGCCGGTGAAGTAGTTGGAGGATTACACGGTGGAAATCGTATTGGTGGAAACTCTGTTGCAGAGATCATTATCTTTGGTCGTCAAGCTGGAGAAAAATCTGCTGAGTTTGTTGAATCAGCTAAATAA